The Natrinema pellirubrum DSM 15624 region CGACGCCGAGGATTCGACGATCGAGACCGCGCGGCGGGTCGTCCGGCGGGTCGTCGAGACGCTCCGTGGATCGACCGTCGATGTCGGCGACTACGAACCGGACACGCACGGGCCGCTCGTCGAACTCGACGATCCCGGAGACCTCGAGGTGATCGAACGCTACTGGGTCGACGCCCCCTTCTCGTACATCACGATCGGCTACGATCACGAGGCCAACGAACACCGCTACCGGCCCGTCGAACCGCGGCTGCGCGATGACGAAGCGGTGCTGCTCGAGACGCTGTTCGAGGACGTCCGCGATCCGCTCCTGTATCGCGCCGAGGACGGCGACGACGTCGAGTCTTTGCTCCGGGAGACGGTCCGCGAGTACCTCGAGCGCTACGGTGCCGCGGTCGACACCGCGACGTTCTATCGCCTGTTTTACTACCTCTACCGGGATTTCCGGGGCTACGGCCGGCTCGCGCCGATCATGCACGATCCCCACGTCGAGGACGTCTCCTGTGACGGCTACGAGCTGCCGATCTTCGTCTATCACGACGAGTACACCGACATCGAGACCGACGTCTCGTTCGAGGCGGACGCGCTCGATCGGTTCGTCGTCGGACTCGCCCAACACTCGGGGCGACACATCTCGATCGGCGATCCGATGGTCGAGACGACCCTGCCGGACGGCTCGCGGGCCGAACTCGCGCTCGGTGAGGAGGTCACTCCCCGCGGCTCGGCCTTTACCATCCGCAAGTACGCCGACGAGCCGTTCACCCCGATCGACCTGCTCGAGTACGGGACCTTCGGCGTCGAACAGTTGGCCTACCTCTGGCTGGCGATCGAACACAACAAGAGTCTGATCTTCGCGGGCGGGACCGCCTCGGGGAAGACGACGAGCATGAACGCCGTCTCGATGTTCGTCCCGCCCCGGTCGAAGGTGGTGACGATCGAGGACACCCGCGAACTGCAACTCTCTCACGACAACTGGCTCTCCGCGATCACCCGCGAGCGGGTCCACGAGGGGACCGACGTGACGATGTACGATCTGCTGCGATCGGCGCTGCGTCACCGCCCGGAGTACATCGTCGTCGGCGAGGTCCGCGGCGAGGAGGCGATGACGCTCTTCCAGGCCATGAACACCGGCCACACGACCTATTCGACGATGCACGCCGACTCGGTCCAGACGGCGATCAACCGCCTCGAGAGCGAGCCGATCAACGTTCCCCGATCGATGGTCCAGAGTCTCGACATCCTCTCGGTCCAGACCCTGACCCGGGCCGGCGACGGGCGCGTGCGCCGCAACAAGGTCCTCGCCGAGATCGAGGGCGTCGACCAGCGTACTGGCGAACTCGACTACTCGACGGCCTACAGCTGGGACAGCGAGAGCGACAGCTTTCGGAGCGCCAAGAGCCGCGTCCTCTCGGAGATCCGCGACGAACGTGGCTGGAGCCAGACGGAGTTGCTCGCCGAACTCGAGAACCGCAAGCAGTTCCTCGAGTACCTCCGCGAGAACGGGATCAGCGACTACCGACGGTTCACCGCCATGGTCAACGAGTACTACAGCGACAAGGCGGGCGTCCTCGAGCGGATCGGGGTCGAGAGCCGGCTCGAGGCCGAAGACGGGGCCGACGAGGGGCACGGGGACGAGAACCGAACCGGAGGCGAGGACGGGCTCGCGGACGGGAGTGTTCCGGCCGCCGACTCCGATGCTGCGGACTCGAGCGGGGGACCGGACGTCCCTCGGGACCGATGAGACTGGTCCCTTTCCTCCCGCTGGCGCTCGCACTGGCGTGTCTCGTCCCGATCGCGGCGGCGAGATACGTCGCCCGGGTCGATCGCGTTCTCGCCCGGATCGCGAATCGCTGCTTCGGGTCCCACGTCGATCTGTTTCGCGGCGAGCGACCGGACCGACGGGCGGCCCTGCGGGCCGCACAGCTCCCGACGACCGATCGCGAGTACGGGGCGACGACGCTGCTGTACGCCACGATCGCCACCGTCGTCGGTGCCGTCCTCGGGATCTACGCCGGCTGGGGACTGCTGTCGCTGCTCGCGATCGATCCCGAGACCATCCGGGCAGCGGTCCCGGGACCCCTCGCGTTCCTCGCGGGGCTGGCCGGTGTCCCGTCGCTGTCCGCGATCGAACTCGCCGCGCTCTTGCTCGGCTCGGCGGTGACCGTCGGGGCCGTCGCCGGCGCGGGGACCTACTGGTTCCGGTGGTGGTATCCGAGCTACCTCGCGGACGGCCGTGCCCGCCGAATCGAGGCGAGTCTCCCCGCGGCCGTCGCCTTCCTCTATGCCCTCTCGAAGAGCGGGATGGCCGTCCCCGATGCAGTCCGGGTCCTCGCCGACCAGGAGGACACCTACGGCGAGGTCGCCGCCGAGTTCTCGGTCGCGGTCAGGGAGATGGACACGTTCGGTACCGACGTGATCACCGCCCTCGAGACGATGGGGCGGCGCTCGCCGAGCCCCCAGTTCCGGGAGTTCACCGAGAACCTCGTCGGCGTCCTCCGGAGCGGACAGCCCCTCTCGACGTTCCTCGAGCGCCAGTATCGAGACTACCGGGAGGAGGCCGAGTCCCAGCAAGAGAGCGCGCTCGGGCTGCTCGCGACGCTTGCCGAAGCCTACGTCACGGTGCTGGTCGCCGGGCCGCTCTTTCTGATCACCATCCTCGTGGTCATCGGGATCGCCGCGGGCGAGACGTTCGGGCAACTGCAGCTCCTCGTCTACCTGTTCCTGCCGCTTGCAAACCTCGGGTTCGTCGTTTACCTGAGTACGGTAACCGAGGACCTCACGCCGGGCCGTGGCTCCAGCGGAGGTGAACAGGCCCTCGAGTCCCCGTCGGTCGACGCCGTCCCGACCGAACGCGCCCCCGATCTGCCGGGGGCGCGGCCGCATCCCAACGTCGAGCGCGTTCGGTACTACCGGCGGCTCCGTGGCCTTCGAGAGCGGCTCGGGCAGCCACTCCGAACGCTCGTCGGACGGCCGTCGCTGACGTTCGTGATTACCGTTCCCCTCGTCCTCGCGGCGTTCGTCGGTCGCCACTCGCCCCTCGCGGGCGAGGTCGCCGTGACCGCGGTCGACGACACCATCGCAGTCGGGGCGCTGTTCGCGATCGGCGTCTTCGCGGTCGCCGAGGAGGTTCGGCGTCGCCGGCTCTCGGCGATCGAGGCCGCGGTGCCGGACCTGCTCGATCGACTCGCCAGCGCCAACGAGGCCGGATCCTCGATCGTCGCGGCGATCGACCGCGTCCGGGACTCCGAACTCGGGCCGCTCGGCGACGAACTCGACCGCGTCTGGGCCGACGTCGAGTGGGGTGCGGACCTTCAGACCGCGCTCCGCCGGTTCGAGGGTCGCGTCGGCACCCGGTCGGTCTCCCGGGTCGTGACGCTGCTGACCGAATCGATGGCGGCCAGCGGCAACCTCGGGACCACGCTTCGCATCGCCGCTCGCGGCGCCGCCGCCGACCGTCGACTCGAGCGCGAACGCCGGCAAGCGATGCTCGAGTACGTGGTCGTCGTCTACGTCTCCTTTCTGGTCTTTCTGTTCATCATCGGCGTGCTGTCGGGCTATCTCCTGCCGAACCTCCCGACCGAGGGGGCGGAGATCGCCTCGGGGACCGGCACGACCGAACTGGGAGGTCTCTCGGGAGGCGACGCCGAGGCCTACGCGACGCTGTTTTACCACGCGACGCTGGTACAGGGGCTGCTGTCGGGACTGATCGCCGGCCAGTTGAGTACCGGCGACGTCAGGGCCGGCGCGAAACACGCCGCGATCATGCTCGCACTTACCATCGGGCTCTTCACGGTCGTCCTGTGATACGGTCTCCTGTCAGTCATTGCCGATGGGACCGCGACCGCCCTGCGATCCCAGGGACATCGAGACAGCGAACCGTCCGAGGCGTTGACCGGCGATGAGAAACCCTTTAGTCTCCGACCCCGGAAGCGGTAGTGGGAAGCGCACGGCCGCAAATCCGACTCCGCCGCCCGCTCTTTGGGGCGGCTTGGGATTGCGGAAGTGCAGACGAGAGCAGTACAACGCAGCGGTCAGTGCGATTCCTATCCTCAACAATGGCACGAATGCACACCCGCCGACGCGGCTCGTCCGGTTCGGACAAGCCCTCGGCAGACGAACCACCGGAGTGGAGCGACGTCGACCCAGAAGACATCGAATCGCGGGTCGTCGAACTGGCCGAGCAGGGTCACGACCCGAGCCAGATCGGGATGAAGCTGCGTGACGAGGGCGTCACCGGCACCCCGATTCCGGACGTCAAGCTGGCGACCGGGAAGAAAATCACCGAGATCCTCGAGGAGAACGACGCGCGAGCGGACATCCCCGAGGACCTCTGGAACCTGATGGAGCGTGCGGTGCGCCTGCGCGAACACGTCCAGCAGAACCAGCAGGACCACCAGAACAAACGCGCTCTGCAGAACACCGAAGCGAAGGTCCGTCGCCTGGCCGACTACTACCGCGGCGACGAACTCGAGCCTGACTTCACGTACACGCCCGAACTCGCGAAGGAACTCATCGAAGACGCCGAGTAACGCCACATGGCAACCGAGGGTCGATCCGCACCGTCGTCGTCCGCCACGACCGCGCTCGAGAGCGCCGGCTTCGTCCGGCTGATCGCGCGGGCCGACGGCGACGCCATCGCCGCCAGCGCCCTCCTCGCGAGGGCGCTTGCCGAGCGCGATACGCCGTATCAGATCACCGTCGGCCGGACGATCGCCGAGCGGGCGCGGCGCATGCGCGCGCCGACCGCCGACGGCGACGCCACGGTCGTCGTCGGCACCGCTGACGCGGCTGCCACCGATGCGATCCGGCTACCGGCGACCGACCGACCCGCGGCGCTCGAGGCCGTCGATCTCGTCCGCGATCTCGGCACGATTCCGGATCCAGTCCTCGCGCTGGCCGGCGTCGTCGCCGCCGGGGGCGACCCCGGCGCGGGCGAAAGCGAGTGGCTCGTCGAACGCGCGCTCGAGCGCGGCGTCGTCGACCGGCGACCCGGCGTCGCGGTGCCGACCGCCGATCCGGTCGACGGACTCGCCCACTCGACGCGGCTGCACGCGCCGTGGTCCGGCGACCCGGAGGCGACGCGCGAGGCGCTCGCCGACCTCGCCGCCGATCCCGACGCGCTCGAGGCGGACGATCGCCGCGCGATCGGATCGCTGGTCGCGCTCGATACCGTCGGTGCCGACGCGGCGACCGACGCCGCCGCCGAGGCGATCGGCCGGGCGCTCCGGCCCTACGCCACGCCCGAGGCCGCCGTCGCGACGCTGGGCGGCTTCGCCGACGTCCTCGCGGCACTGGCCCGGACCGAGCCCGGCACCGCAACGGCGCTCGCGCTCGGCCACGACGTCCGCGACCGGGCGCTCGAGGGCTGGCGCGATCACGGCCGCCGCGCCCACGCGGCGCTTGCCGACGCCTCGATCGACCGCTACGACGGGCTGGTCGTCGTCGACGTCGACGACGCCCCCGTCGAGACGGTCGCACGGCTCGCGGTCGACTTCCGGTCGCCGGAGCCGGCCGCCCTCGCACTCGGCGAGGACGAGGCTGCGATCGCGACCCGCGACGCCGACGCTCTCGGCGCGGCGCTTGAGGCGATTTCGCGGGACCTCGCGGATGCGGTCCCGGCGACCGACACGGCTGAGCCCGACGCCGATGGCGGCGTCGAATACGACGTCGGCCATCGCCGCGGCTACCTGCGCTTCGGCCCCGGACTCGAGGACGAGACGATCGTCACGACAGCGAGGGAACTGCTATGAGCCGGCGAGCGACGATCCGGACGACCCACGACGACGCAGCGCTGGTCGCACGGGCGCTCGAGCCGGACAACACCGACGAGATGGCGACGACGGTCGACGACGGCACGGTCGTCACGCGGATCGACCGCGAGACGACCAGCGGCCTGCAGTCGACGGTCGACGACTACGTCGTCAACCTCGCCGTCGCGATCGACGTCGCGTCGACGGCGCGAACCGAACAGGACGACCGACCGACGGACACGGGACCTGTGTCCGACCACGACACCGATACAACATACAATGAGTGAACGATCAGTTTCACGCGCGAAACAGGAGAAGCGGTGGTACACCGTCCTGGCACCCGAACAGTTCGACCGCCAGGAACTCGGCGAAACCCCCGCTGACGAACCGGAGAAAGTCTACGACCGAACCATCGAAACGACGCTTGGCGACCTCAACAACAACGCCAGCGAGAACAACACGAAGCTGACCTTCAAGATCACGGACGTCGGCAGCGACTCGGCCTACACCGAGTTCGTCGAGCACTCGCTGACGCGGGACTACCTGCGCTCGCTCGTCCGACGCGGTGCCTCCAAGATCGAGGCCTACGTCACCGTCCTCACGACGGACGACTACCGCGTCCAGATCCAGCCCGTCGCCTTCACGACCAAGAAGGCCGACGCGAGCCAGGAGAAGGCCATCCGCGAGCAGATGGTCGAGATGATCGAGGAAGCCGCCGAGGAGCGCTCCTTCGAGGAACTCGTCGACAGCGTCGTCGAAGGTCGTCTCTCCTCCGCCATCTACGGCGAGGCCAAGACGATCTACCCGCTGCGACGCGTCGAGATCCAGAAGACCACCCTCGAGGCCCACCCCGAGGAAGTCGCCGAAGAGGAAGCGACCGCGGTCGACGTCGAGGACTGACCGCGATCGGCGCGGCTCGTCATCGCTCGCCCGACCGAAATTTCGTATTTTGACGACGACCTGAACCGTGAGCCGTCGCTATTCCGGCTCGCCCGAACCGACGCAGCTACCGGTGGGCAGCGCCGCCGCCGCTCCGCTCGAGGTGGTCGCCGATCGCTCGAGCGAGTAGCTGGCCGCTACAGTTCGACGTCCGCGGCCGAGTCGACGTCGAACCGGGTGACCTCGGGCTCGCCGGCGAGCAGGTCCGGCAGCGTGGCTTCGAACTCCTGGTAGTGGTCGCTCCGGGCGTGTGCGCCGACGGCCGCTTCGTCCTCGTAGCGCTCGAAGAAGCGGACGACGTTCGGCTCGGCAATATCGGTCGTGGCTCGGTAGTCGAGGATGCCGTCTTCGGCCTGCGATTCGGCGACGAGGTCCGCGATCAGCTCGAGGGCCTCTTCGCGGCGGTCAGGGTCGATCGGGAAACTCGCGTGGATAACGATCGTGCCGGGCACACGGTGCGGGCGAGGCGTGATAAAGGTAGGCACACGGGCAAGGCGGGACCCCGTTTTTGGTCCGCGGCTCACTCGGTGACGACGATTTCGCCCAGCATCTCCGCTCGCTCGTGGGGGATACAGACGTAATCGTAGGTGCCGGGAACCTCGAAGGTGTGTTCGAAGGTCTCGCGGGACGAGAGACGACCGCCTTGATCCTCGTGCCAGGCTTCGTACGCCGTCGCCTGGTCCTCGAACCCGCCGGTGGCGAAGTAGTCGGCCCCGTCGGGGATGCTCGACTCGAAGGCGGTCACGGTGTGATAGGCCTCGCTCGTGTTCTTCCAGACGACGGTCTCGCCGACGGAGACCTCGTAGGATTCGGGCCGGAACTCGGTCCGAGTCATGCCGATATGACAGTCTTCGCCAGTACAGGAATCGTCGTCGAACACGCTGAGCGCGGACGAACAGCCGGCCAGTCCGACAGCGGTGGCAGTGCCGACGGTAGCGAGATAGGCGCGCCGGTTCATACGGGCGCTTAGGGGACTCCCGGTATAATCACCCCGGTTCGATTCCCGGTCCGTAGGAGTAGCCTCCGCCCCGACTCGCGGACGGCCGATCCGTGGAAACGAAAACACGTAAGGGAACGCCCCGCCGACTCGGCGATATGCTCCCCCGGTTCGTCGGTCGACTCGGTGTCGCCGACGCGGTGACGATCGCGAACGCCGCCCTGGGATTCGTCGCCGTCGTCGTCGCGGCCGTCGACATCGATCTGGCCGCCCGACTGATCCTCCTGGCGGCGATCGCGGACGGGCTCGACGGCATCCTCGCGCGCCGCTACGGCGGCACCGAGGCCGGGCCGTACCTCGACTCGCTCGCCGACGTCGCCTCCTTCGCCCTCGCCCCCGCGGTCCTCTCCTTTACCGTCGTCACGGACGGCCTCGCGGTCGATTTCGACACGATCACGCCGGAACTGCTCGCGGTGGCCGGCGTCTGTGCGCTGTTCGTCGCCATGGCCGTCACCCGGCTCGGGATGTACACCGCCTACGACATCTCCGGCAGTTACACCGAGGGCGTCCAGACGACACTAGCTGCGACCGTGCTGGGTGCGGCGATCCTCGCCGGCGAGACCCAGCCGTGGCTCGTCCTCGGCGTCACCGGCGCGTTCTGTTACCTGATGGTCTCCCGGATCCAGTACCCCGACCTGCTCGCCCGCGACGCCGGCATCATGGGGATCGTCCACGCGCTCGCGATTCTCGTCCCCGACCTCGCCGGCCGGACGTTCCCCTACGCCCTCCTGACGCTCGGGTTGGCCTACATGACACTCAGCCCCTGGTTCTACTGGGGCGACGCCGAACGCACCGGCGAGGTCGACGTGCATGGAAACGCTTAGGGCCGTCCTGACACGACCGTAGGATATGTACACCGTCACGCGTCGGCGTCGTCCCGAGGTGGAACCATGAGCGAGGACGAGGCAACTGACGACGCGGCCGAAGCGGGGGCAGACGAGCAAGAACCCGTAGACCTCGAGGCGATCCGGGAGCGCCTCGACGGACTCGCCGCCGACCTCGAGGCCCTCGAATCGAGCCTCGAGGCGGCCGAGACCGAGGACGACTTAGATGTCGTCGAGGCCGACCTCGAGTCGTTCCGGGCGGAACTCGAGAGCGTCGAGGTGCCGGAGCCGCCGGAAACCGACGACGAGGACGAGGAAGACGAGGAGCCGGCCCCGGAGGAGGAACTCCAGGAGCAGTACGACGAGATCGAGAGCGATCTCTCGGATCTCGAGTCCGACCTCGAGGACCAGCGCGGTCCCTACGGCGAGGACGTGGTGAGCGAGATCGAGGGCGTCAGCGGGACGATCACGGGCACCCGCTGGACCGAGGAGGGCAACGCCGAGCTGATCGAGGCCGTCGATAGCTTCCTCGACGAGCTGAACGACCTGCTCGAGACGTCGGTCACGCTGGTCAACGAGGGCGACGACGTGTCCGACCAACTCGAGGCCACGCTCGACGACGCGGCCGACGCCGTCGCCGACGCCGGTCTCGACGCCGACGACGACGCCGAGACGATCGCCGGCCTGCTCACGGCCACCGACGACCTGGAGGGCGGCGTGGACGACGCCACCGAGTGGACCGACCTCGAGATTCGCGAACAGCTGCGCCGCGAGGGCTACTACGATGTCCTCGATCACGTCAAGGACTTCCCGCCGGAGTGGCACGCGCTGAAGGTCCACGAGAAGCAGGGCAACGTCGAGATGATCCTGCTTGCCCTCGAGACCTTCGACTCCGATTTCATGGAAGAACACTGCATGGAGTCGCTCGAGCGCATGGGCTCGCGCGCGGAACCGGCCACCGACGCAATGTTGCAGAAGGCCAACCGCCGCGATAAGGCCGCCATGCGCATCCTCGGGAAGATCGGCGTCGCCGACGAGGAGGTCGTCGAGACGCTGGTCGACTACGTCGACTCCAATCCGAACCTCCAGCAACCCGCCTTCCGTGCCCTCGGCGAGATCGGTGCCGAAGACGCGGTCGAGCCGATCGCCCAGCAACTCGTCGCCGAAGAAGCCGACGTCCGCAGCTGGGCCGCCCGCGCGCTCGGCCTGATCGGCGACACCCGTGCCATCGAGCCGCTCGCGGACGTCCTCGCGGACGACGAGGCCGACCGCGTCCGGGCCAGCGCCGCGTGGGCGCTCAACCGCATCGGCACACAGGAGGCCCTCGAGATCGTCGCCGACTACGACGACGACCGGGCCTATCTCGTCCAGGCCGAGGCCGAGAACGCCGACCTCGAGCCCGCGGCCTGACGCGGTGTCGGCGGTGGTTTGTCACGTCGTTCGGTCCTGCCCAACAGCCGCTGCTGCGGTGGCGCGCGCTGGATCGCGGCTCACCCGCGGGTTCGCCGCGATTCGACACTGCGCGAGGTCGTCGCGAGTGAAACGAGCGACTGCTTGGAAGACGCGAAGCGTCTTCCAGTGGCTGAGCGAGGGAGCAAGGCGACCGAGCGTTAGCGCGGGACCTGCGGTCCCGCGAACCATCCGAACGGGTGCGTCGCACCCGTGAGGAGAAATCGGCTGGGGAGGATGTGGATCCCCTAGCTGCCACGATAGCAGGACGCCCGTCCGGTTTCGGAAAGACGGGTATCGATCGATACTCGTCCTGCTATCGTGGCGACGGGGAGTCGCCACGCCCTCCCCAGCCGATTCACTCACGTACTCGCGCGGCGCGAAGCGCCGCGCTCCGTTCGTTCGCTCATCCCTCGCACAGTGTCATCGGCCGCCTTCACGTTCGTTCAGTCGACCGACAGCGCGCGCCACCGCACGTCGGCCGGTCAGTCCGTCGGAAGCCGTCGGTTCCCTCATCTCGTACGGGCCGCTCGTCCGGTCGGTACCCAGTCCGCTCGAGTCGGCCCCGACAGTTTAAGTACGAACGGCCGGCCAGACGGAGCGATGGATCCCCTGCGGGCCGCCCTCGCGGCCGCGGTCGTCTGTGGGCTCGTCGTCAGCACGGCGCTACTGGCGGGCTTTGCCGTCGCCAACGAACCGGCAGTAGCCGATCGTGCCCTCGCTCGAGCGACCGCCGATCAGCCGGCGAACGCAACCGACCTCGCCTGCCCGCCTCGAGCGGGCGAAACGAACTCCACCAGCACGGAGACGCCTGACGAACCCCGGATCGCCGGCCTCTATCCGAATCCGACGACCGACGAGAACGTCGGCGAGTTCGTCGTCCTCGAGACGCCGCCCGATACCCGACTCGGGAACCTGACGCTGACCGACGGCCACACGACGGCCCGGCTTCCGAACGAAACCGTGACCGGACGGATCGCCCTCTCGATGGCCCCCAACGTGACGGAGACACTGACCGACGTTCCCGTCAGAGAACTCGAGGGTCGGCTCCGGCTTGCGGCCGACGGCGACGACCTCCGGCTCCGAAACGCGACGGCGACCGTCGACTCGGTCTCCTACGACCGGGCACCGACGGCCGAAAAATGGTATCGAACGGCACCGGCCGACGGCGAGGCGAACCGCCGGAGCGACGG contains the following coding sequences:
- a CDS encoding type II/IV secretion system ATPase subunit → MDQRDTTPRADDEPAVAGATDSAADGAIEEIAEPAAAAGGDAEDSTIETARRVVRRVVETLRGSTVDVGDYEPDTHGPLVELDDPGDLEVIERYWVDAPFSYITIGYDHEANEHRYRPVEPRLRDDEAVLLETLFEDVRDPLLYRAEDGDDVESLLRETVREYLERYGAAVDTATFYRLFYYLYRDFRGYGRLAPIMHDPHVEDVSCDGYELPIFVYHDEYTDIETDVSFEADALDRFVVGLAQHSGRHISIGDPMVETTLPDGSRAELALGEEVTPRGSAFTIRKYADEPFTPIDLLEYGTFGVEQLAYLWLAIEHNKSLIFAGGTASGKTTSMNAVSMFVPPRSKVVTIEDTRELQLSHDNWLSAITRERVHEGTDVTMYDLLRSALRHRPEYIVVGEVRGEEAMTLFQAMNTGHTTYSTMHADSVQTAINRLESEPINVPRSMVQSLDILSVQTLTRAGDGRVRRNKVLAEIEGVDQRTGELDYSTAYSWDSESDSFRSAKSRVLSEIRDERGWSQTELLAELENRKQFLEYLRENGISDYRRFTAMVNEYYSDKAGVLERIGVESRLEAEDGADEGHGDENRTGGEDGLADGSVPAADSDAADSSGGPDVPRDR
- a CDS encoding 30S ribosomal protein S3ae → MSERSVSRAKQEKRWYTVLAPEQFDRQELGETPADEPEKVYDRTIETTLGDLNNNASENNTKLTFKITDVGSDSAYTEFVEHSLTRDYLRSLVRRGASKIEAYVTVLTTDDYRVQIQPVAFTTKKADASQEKAIREQMVEMIEEAAEERSFEELVDSVVEGRLSSAIYGEAKTIYPLRRVEIQKTTLEAHPEEVAEEEATAVDVED
- a CDS encoding KEOPS complex subunit Pcc1 — encoded protein: MSRRATIRTTHDDAALVARALEPDNTDEMATTVDDGTVVTRIDRETTSGLQSTVDDYVVNLAVAIDVASTARTEQDDRPTDTGPVSDHDTDTTYNE
- a CDS encoding putative quinol monooxygenase, encoding MPGTIVIHASFPIDPDRREEALELIADLVAESQAEDGILDYRATTDIAEPNVVRFFERYEDEAAVGAHARSDHYQEFEATLPDLLAGEPEVTRFDVDSAADVEL
- a CDS encoding HEAT repeat domain-containing protein translates to MSEDEATDDAAEAGADEQEPVDLEAIRERLDGLAADLEALESSLEAAETEDDLDVVEADLESFRAELESVEVPEPPETDDEDEEDEEPAPEEELQEQYDEIESDLSDLESDLEDQRGPYGEDVVSEIEGVSGTITGTRWTEEGNAELIEAVDSFLDELNDLLETSVTLVNEGDDVSDQLEATLDDAADAVADAGLDADDDAETIAGLLTATDDLEGGVDDATEWTDLEIREQLRREGYYDVLDHVKDFPPEWHALKVHEKQGNVEMILLALETFDSDFMEEHCMESLERMGSRAEPATDAMLQKANRRDKAAMRILGKIGVADEEVVETLVDYVDSNPNLQQPAFRALGEIGAEDAVEPIAQQLVAEEADVRSWAARALGLIGDTRAIEPLADVLADDEADRVRASAAWALNRIGTQEALEIVADYDDDRAYLVQAEAENADLEPAA
- a CDS encoding 30S ribosomal protein S15, whose amino-acid sequence is MARMHTRRRGSSGSDKPSADEPPEWSDVDPEDIESRVVELAEQGHDPSQIGMKLRDEGVTGTPIPDVKLATGKKITEILEENDARADIPEDLWNLMERAVRLREHVQQNQQDHQNKRALQNTEAKVRRLADYYRGDELEPDFTYTPELAKELIEDAE
- a CDS encoding protein sorting system archaetidylserine synthase (This PssA-like phosphatidyltransferase, along with a PssD-like decarboxylase, is required in Haloarchaea for the archaeosortase ArtA to replace the PGF-CTERM sorting signal with a C-terminal lipid anchor.) produces the protein MLPRFVGRLGVADAVTIANAALGFVAVVVAAVDIDLAARLILLAAIADGLDGILARRYGGTEAGPYLDSLADVASFALAPAVLSFTVVTDGLAVDFDTITPELLAVAGVCALFVAMAVTRLGMYTAYDISGSYTEGVQTTLAATVLGAAILAGETQPWLVLGVTGAFCYLMVSRIQYPDLLARDAGIMGIVHALAILVPDLAGRTFPYALLTLGLAYMTLSPWFYWGDAERTGEVDVHGNA
- a CDS encoding cupredoxin domain-containing protein, with translation MNRRAYLATVGTATAVGLAGCSSALSVFDDDSCTGEDCHIGMTRTEFRPESYEVSVGETVVWKNTSEAYHTVTAFESSIPDGADYFATGGFEDQATAYEAWHEDQGGRLSSRETFEHTFEVPGTYDYVCIPHERAEMLGEIVVTE
- a CDS encoding type II secretion system F family protein yields the protein MRLVPFLPLALALACLVPIAAARYVARVDRVLARIANRCFGSHVDLFRGERPDRRAALRAAQLPTTDREYGATTLLYATIATVVGAVLGIYAGWGLLSLLAIDPETIRAAVPGPLAFLAGLAGVPSLSAIELAALLLGSAVTVGAVAGAGTYWFRWWYPSYLADGRARRIEASLPAAVAFLYALSKSGMAVPDAVRVLADQEDTYGEVAAEFSVAVREMDTFGTDVITALETMGRRSPSPQFREFTENLVGVLRSGQPLSTFLERQYRDYREEAESQQESALGLLATLAEAYVTVLVAGPLFLITILVVIGIAAGETFGQLQLLVYLFLPLANLGFVVYLSTVTEDLTPGRGSSGGEQALESPSVDAVPTERAPDLPGARPHPNVERVRYYRRLRGLRERLGQPLRTLVGRPSLTFVITVPLVLAAFVGRHSPLAGEVAVTAVDDTIAVGALFAIGVFAVAEEVRRRRLSAIEAAVPDLLDRLASANEAGSSIVAAIDRVRDSELGPLGDELDRVWADVEWGADLQTALRRFEGRVGTRSVSRVVTLLTESMAASGNLGTTLRIAARGAAADRRLERERRQAMLEYVVVVYVSFLVFLFIIGVLSGYLLPNLPTEGAEIASGTGTTELGGLSGGDAEAYATLFYHATLVQGLLSGLIAGQLSTGDVRAGAKHAAIMLALTIGLFTVVL